In Gemmata obscuriglobus, a single genomic region encodes these proteins:
- a CDS encoding C45 family autoproteolytic acyltransferase/hydolase, producing MRITNREGYTYEPVPVVADQSHPPEQIARSKALFRATLELCNQLGPVGRVAQSVFAKYPTHAERARIAAAIVGVEPLELLTTNICYDLLLGASAMGCSTLALAGPSGPVLARNMDWFPPVQVAQASCLVNEEFGVNAGFLGMLGAVTGLSRRGFCLCLNAAFGGFDPSGYPVLLFLRHVLDTARDYGQAVEMVEREPLMSGGIITVVGSRNDERVVIERTTKDAVARRPIGSAPLVATNHFRKLSRPQECPRYEHLTAHAAGTPALEALTSRSVLQDITAQHVVMCPTAQTAEMYVPSHMLAVAAPPAVTPADLYRYFVS from the coding sequence ATGCGAATCACGAACCGGGAGGGGTACACCTACGAGCCGGTGCCGGTTGTCGCGGACCAATCGCATCCGCCGGAGCAGATCGCCCGGTCGAAGGCGCTGTTCCGGGCAACACTTGAACTCTGTAACCAGTTAGGGCCGGTCGGCCGGGTGGCGCAAAGCGTGTTCGCGAAATATCCGACCCACGCGGAACGTGCCCGCATCGCCGCCGCGATCGTGGGCGTCGAACCGCTTGAGTTGCTGACCACAAACATCTGCTACGACCTCTTACTCGGCGCCAGCGCGATGGGGTGTTCGACACTCGCGCTGGCCGGTCCGAGTGGCCCGGTGCTGGCCCGGAACATGGACTGGTTCCCGCCGGTCCAGGTTGCGCAAGCCAGTTGTCTCGTGAACGAAGAGTTCGGCGTGAACGCCGGCTTTCTGGGGATGCTCGGCGCGGTGACAGGGCTTTCGCGGCGTGGGTTCTGTTTGTGCCTGAACGCCGCGTTCGGCGGGTTCGATCCGAGCGGATATCCGGTGCTGCTGTTCTTGCGGCACGTTCTCGACACCGCGCGGGACTACGGTCAGGCCGTCGAGATGGTGGAGCGTGAACCGCTCATGTCCGGTGGGATCATTACCGTTGTCGGGTCGCGCAACGACGAGCGCGTTGTGATCGAGCGTACCACCAAAGATGCGGTCGCGCGCAGACCGATCGGCTCGGCTCCGCTGGTGGCGACGAACCACTTCCGCAAGTTGTCACGGCCGCAAGAGTGCCCGCGCTACGAACACCTGACGGCGCACGCCGCCGGCACACCGGCGCTGGAAGCACTCACGAGCCGGAGCGTACTCCAAGATATCACCGCGCAGCACGTCGTCATGTGCCCGACGGCGCAAACGGCAGAAATGTACGTCCCCAGTCACATGCTCGCGGTCGCGGCACCACCGGCAGTGACGCCGGCAGACCTGTATCGGTACTTCGTGAGTTGA
- a CDS encoding methylated-DNA--[protein]-cysteine S-methyltransferase, whose protein sequence is MSYAHKTMKSPIGELTLVGSKKGLVAILWEDDSPLRVRIDIGPKEARHPVLVETERQLNEYFAGMRKEFSVPLDFVTGTPFQQQVWRALLGIPFGETRSYSDLARQIGRPKAVRAVGAANGKNPISIIGPCHRVIGSSGKLTGYAGGLAAKALLLQLEGVTGSALDNG, encoded by the coding sequence ATGAGTTACGCGCACAAGACAATGAAATCCCCGATCGGCGAACTCACGCTCGTGGGGAGCAAAAAAGGCTTGGTCGCGATTCTGTGGGAGGATGACAGTCCGCTCCGCGTGCGGATCGACATCGGCCCCAAAGAGGCTCGTCACCCGGTGCTGGTCGAAACGGAGCGGCAGCTCAACGAGTACTTCGCGGGGATGCGCAAGGAGTTCTCGGTGCCGCTCGATTTCGTCACCGGCACCCCGTTCCAGCAGCAGGTGTGGCGGGCGCTGCTCGGCATCCCGTTCGGTGAGACCCGCAGTTACAGCGACCTCGCCCGGCAGATCGGGCGCCCCAAGGCCGTGCGCGCGGTCGGCGCGGCCAACGGGAAGAACCCCATCTCGATCATCGGTCCGTGCCACCGGGTGATCGGATCGTCCGGCAAGTTGACGGGGTATGCGGGCGGACTCGCCGCGAAGGCGCTGCTGCTCCAACTGGAAGGCGTGACGGGCTCTGCACTCGACAACGGATGA
- a CDS encoding polysaccharide biosynthesis/export family protein → MKPRVHAAIALSLGLLVATGCSTIGESLGFSTPTNPLNKNAKAIRDTAPVPAPVPRELAMGLLPAHVVEPGDTLLVQPVELDSPVRLPPDQPVQPDGTIDLGQYGRPVVAGKTLPDVEVAVREAIRAKSKGKEGEPVAITVRLLAKPGKVFYVLGEVNAPGAFPITGHDTVLSAITQAGGPTRRASPQNIIVSRPTAPEGCRIVLPVCYTNIVQLGDTSTNYQLMPGDRVFIPSKGTFEDILGGRHRRPGPCDGPQVSCFSGGCGPTAGGYAPATGATVPVPALPSANQ, encoded by the coding sequence ATGAAACCGCGCGTCCACGCCGCGATCGCCCTGAGTTTGGGGCTGTTGGTTGCCACGGGGTGTTCGACGATTGGCGAATCGCTGGGATTCAGCACGCCGACCAACCCGCTGAACAAGAACGCGAAAGCCATTCGCGACACCGCGCCGGTTCCGGCCCCGGTGCCGCGCGAACTGGCGATGGGGCTGTTGCCCGCGCACGTCGTCGAGCCCGGTGACACCTTACTGGTTCAGCCGGTGGAGCTTGATTCGCCGGTTCGCCTGCCGCCGGACCAACCGGTTCAGCCCGACGGGACGATCGACCTGGGCCAGTACGGTCGGCCCGTCGTCGCGGGTAAGACCCTTCCGGACGTGGAGGTGGCGGTCCGCGAAGCGATCCGGGCGAAATCGAAGGGGAAGGAAGGGGAGCCGGTGGCGATTACCGTGCGCCTGCTCGCGAAACCTGGAAAGGTGTTTTACGTGCTGGGCGAGGTGAACGCGCCGGGCGCGTTCCCGATCACCGGGCACGACACCGTGCTGTCGGCGATCACCCAGGCCGGCGGCCCGACGCGCCGGGCGTCGCCGCAGAACATCATTGTGTCGCGGCCCACGGCCCCGGAGGGCTGCCGGATCGTGTTGCCGGTGTGCTACACGAACATCGTCCAGCTCGGCGACACCTCGACGAACTACCAGCTCATGCCGGGCGACCGCGTGTTCATCCCGAGTAAGGGCACGTTCGAGGACATCCTCGGCGGCCGGCACCGTCGGCCCGGCCCGTGCGACGGCCCGCAGGTGTCGTGCTTCAGTGGCGGGTGCGGCCCGACCGCTGGCGGGTACGCTCCCGCGACCGGGGCAACGGTGCCGGTGCCCGCGCTGCCCTCGGCCAACCAGTGA